Proteins encoded by one window of Primulina huaijiensis isolate GDHJ02 chromosome 1, ASM1229523v2, whole genome shotgun sequence:
- the LOC140976140 gene encoding protein DETOXIFICATION 41 isoform X2, with translation MAVEEYQPLMLGLDSHAQIPDLSTDEIEEFLEHGPVAIRWYPRLVAWESRLLWFLSGASIIVLLFNYMLSFVTLMFTGHLGALELAGASVASVGIQGMASAVQTVCGQAYGAKQYGAMGIICQRAIVLHIGAAAMITPLYWFSGPALKAIGQSHSIAAQGQVFARGLIPQLYAFAISCPMQRFLQAQNIVNPLAYMAVGVFFLHVLLNWLLVNVFDYGLVGVALTLSFSWWLLVIIQGIYIRFSPSCKETWTGFSTSAFKGIWPYFKLTVASAVMLCLEVWYFQGLVFVSGLLPNPTISLDSISICMNYLNWDMQFMLGIAAAASIRVSNELGAGHPRVAQLSIIIVNATSTVISILFSTIVLIFRVGLSKLFTSDSQVIEVVSDLTPLLAISVFLNGMQPVLSGVAIGSGWQAVVAYINLATYYIIGLPIVCILGFKTNLGVAGIWWGMIIGVVLQTLLLFVITARTNWASEVAKAADRLKESAEEELHLEENI, from the exons ATGGCCGTTGAAGAATACCAGCCATTGATGCTTGGGCTTGACTCTCATGCACAGATTCCAGATTTATCAACAGATGAAATTGAAGAATTTTTGGAACATGGGCCGGTGGCCATCCGGTGGTACCCTCGACTCGTAGCATGGGAGTCGAGACTTCTCTGGTTTCTCTCCGGTGCTTCTATCATAGTCTTGCTGTTCAATTACATGCTCAGCTTTGTCACCCTTATGTTTACTGGGCATTTAGGTGCACTTGAGCTGGCTGGTGCCTCTGTTGCCAGTGTCGGAATTCAAG GGATGGCAAGTGCAGTTCAAACTGTATGTGGACAAGCTTATGGAGCAAAGCAATATGGAGCAATGGGGATCATTTGCCAAAGAGCAATAGTATTGCACATTGGAGCGGCTGCAATGATCACACCCCTGTATTGGTTTTCAGGGCCAGCGCTTAAAGCTATAGGTCAATCACATAGCATTGCTGCACAAGGCCAAGTTTTCGCTCGAGGACTCATCCCTCAACTCTACGCATTTGCAATTAGTTGTCCCATGCAAAGATTCCTTCAAGCTCAAAACATTGTTAATCCTTTGGCCTACATGGCTGTAGGAGTATTCTTCTTGCATGTTCTGCTAAACTGGCTTCTTGTTAATGTTTTTGACTATGGACTTGTTGGGGTGGCTCTAACGCTTAGTTTTTCTTGGTGGCTGTTAGTCATTATTCAAGGGATTTACATTAGATTCAGTCCATCTTGCAAAGAAACTTGGACTGGTTTCTCGACCAGTGCTTTCAAAGGAATATGGCCTTATTTTAAGCTAACCGTGGCTTCTGCCGTTATGTTATG CTTGGAAGTATGGTATTTCCAAGGTCTAGTGTTTGTCTCAGGCCTACTCCCtaatccaacaatctccctGGACTCTATTTCTATATG CATGAATTACTTGAACTGGGATATGCAATTTATGCTGGGAATAGCAGCTGCGGCCAG CATTCGAGTCAGTAATGAGCTCGGTGCAGGTCATCCTAGGGTAGCCCAGCTCTCAATCATCATAGTGAACGCAACAAGTACCGTAATCAGCATACTCTTCAGCACAATTGTGCTTATATTCAGGGTTGGATTGAGCAAACTTTTCACAAGTGATTCGCAAGTCATTGAAGTTGTGTCTGATTTGACTCCATTACTTGCCATATCTGTTTTTTTAAATGGAATGCAACCTGTACTATCAG GTGTTGCCATTGGAAGTGGATGGCAAGCCGTGGTTGCTTATATCAACCTGGCCACTTACTATATCATCGGTTTGCCCATTGTATGCATTCTTGGATTCAAAACAAACTTAGGAGTAGCT GGAATTTGGTGGGGTATGATAATTGGAGTTGTATTACAAACCTTGCTTTTATTTGTCATAACTGCAAGAACAAATTGGGCATCTGAG GTTGCAAAAGCTGCTGATCGGTTGAAAGAATCTGCAGAGGAAGAGTTACACCTTGAGGAAAATATATGA
- the LOC140976140 gene encoding protein DETOXIFICATION 41 isoform X1, translated as MAVEEYQPLMLGLDSHAQIPDLSTDEIEEFLEHGPVAIRWYPRLVAWESRLLWFLSGASIIVLLFNYMLSFVTLMFTGHLGALELAGASVASVGIQGLAYGVMLGMASAVQTVCGQAYGAKQYGAMGIICQRAIVLHIGAAAMITPLYWFSGPALKAIGQSHSIAAQGQVFARGLIPQLYAFAISCPMQRFLQAQNIVNPLAYMAVGVFFLHVLLNWLLVNVFDYGLVGVALTLSFSWWLLVIIQGIYIRFSPSCKETWTGFSTSAFKGIWPYFKLTVASAVMLCLEVWYFQGLVFVSGLLPNPTISLDSISICMNYLNWDMQFMLGIAAAASIRVSNELGAGHPRVAQLSIIIVNATSTVISILFSTIVLIFRVGLSKLFTSDSQVIEVVSDLTPLLAISVFLNGMQPVLSGVAIGSGWQAVVAYINLATYYIIGLPIVCILGFKTNLGVAGIWWGMIIGVVLQTLLLFVITARTNWASEVAKAADRLKESAEEELHLEENI; from the exons ATGGCCGTTGAAGAATACCAGCCATTGATGCTTGGGCTTGACTCTCATGCACAGATTCCAGATTTATCAACAGATGAAATTGAAGAATTTTTGGAACATGGGCCGGTGGCCATCCGGTGGTACCCTCGACTCGTAGCATGGGAGTCGAGACTTCTCTGGTTTCTCTCCGGTGCTTCTATCATAGTCTTGCTGTTCAATTACATGCTCAGCTTTGTCACCCTTATGTTTACTGGGCATTTAGGTGCACTTGAGCTGGCTGGTGCCTCTGTTGCCAGTGTCGGAATTCAAGGTCTTGCTTATGGTGTCATG cTAGGGATGGCAAGTGCAGTTCAAACTGTATGTGGACAAGCTTATGGAGCAAAGCAATATGGAGCAATGGGGATCATTTGCCAAAGAGCAATAGTATTGCACATTGGAGCGGCTGCAATGATCACACCCCTGTATTGGTTTTCAGGGCCAGCGCTTAAAGCTATAGGTCAATCACATAGCATTGCTGCACAAGGCCAAGTTTTCGCTCGAGGACTCATCCCTCAACTCTACGCATTTGCAATTAGTTGTCCCATGCAAAGATTCCTTCAAGCTCAAAACATTGTTAATCCTTTGGCCTACATGGCTGTAGGAGTATTCTTCTTGCATGTTCTGCTAAACTGGCTTCTTGTTAATGTTTTTGACTATGGACTTGTTGGGGTGGCTCTAACGCTTAGTTTTTCTTGGTGGCTGTTAGTCATTATTCAAGGGATTTACATTAGATTCAGTCCATCTTGCAAAGAAACTTGGACTGGTTTCTCGACCAGTGCTTTCAAAGGAATATGGCCTTATTTTAAGCTAACCGTGGCTTCTGCCGTTATGTTATG CTTGGAAGTATGGTATTTCCAAGGTCTAGTGTTTGTCTCAGGCCTACTCCCtaatccaacaatctccctGGACTCTATTTCTATATG CATGAATTACTTGAACTGGGATATGCAATTTATGCTGGGAATAGCAGCTGCGGCCAG CATTCGAGTCAGTAATGAGCTCGGTGCAGGTCATCCTAGGGTAGCCCAGCTCTCAATCATCATAGTGAACGCAACAAGTACCGTAATCAGCATACTCTTCAGCACAATTGTGCTTATATTCAGGGTTGGATTGAGCAAACTTTTCACAAGTGATTCGCAAGTCATTGAAGTTGTGTCTGATTTGACTCCATTACTTGCCATATCTGTTTTTTTAAATGGAATGCAACCTGTACTATCAG GTGTTGCCATTGGAAGTGGATGGCAAGCCGTGGTTGCTTATATCAACCTGGCCACTTACTATATCATCGGTTTGCCCATTGTATGCATTCTTGGATTCAAAACAAACTTAGGAGTAGCT GGAATTTGGTGGGGTATGATAATTGGAGTTGTATTACAAACCTTGCTTTTATTTGTCATAACTGCAAGAACAAATTGGGCATCTGAG GTTGCAAAAGCTGCTGATCGGTTGAAAGAATCTGCAGAGGAAGAGTTACACCTTGAGGAAAATATATGA
- the LOC140976132 gene encoding pentatricopeptide repeat-containing protein At3g59040: protein MPQTSTIFLKSFISAPSTRISSKSYGCENLVGANIHVCKRAQVVCLGMLAPRKFMQKKKKVEVFKDDADEADQKNWRKIMLEIEESDSAVAVLRSRRSKGEPLPKDLVVGTLVRFKQLKKWNLVGEILEWLRTQHWWDFKEMDFLMLITAYGKQGDFNKAERVLSYMNQKGYAPHVISYTALMEAYGNGGQYNKAEAIFRRMQSSGPEPSAVTYQIILNTFVKGDKFREAEEIFETLLDKETSPLKPDQKMFHMMIYMYKKAGSYDKARQLFALMPERGVQQTTVTHNSLMSFETNYKQVANMFDRMQRAGNQPDVVSYALLINAYGKARREEEALAVFEEMLDAGLRPTQKAYNILLDAFAISGMVEQARIVFKSMRRDRCTPDLCSYTTMLSAYVNASDMEGAEKFFRRIKQDGLEPNVVTHGTLIKGYAKVINLEKMMEKYGEMRALGINANPTIFTTIMDAYGRNKDFGGAVVWYNEMLSSGTPPDQKAKNVLLSLAKTAEEQTEANQLVEGRTFEGRLKDVSSDEVDNVNDDSEVEDEEKRFIFEDEDEDEDDDDDDDLTSM from the exons TAAGTCATATGGTTGTGAGAATTTAGTTGGTGCCAATATTCACGTATGTAAGAGGGCACAGGTAGTCTGTCTGGGTATGTTGGCACCAAGAAAGTTCatgcagaagaagaagaaagtggAGGTTTTTAAGGATGATGCGGATGAAGCAGACCAGAAGAACTGGAGAAAAATTATGCTTGAAATTGAGGAATCGGATTCCGCGGTTGCAGTGCTCAGGAGTCGAAGATCGAAGGGCGAGCCTCTCCCTAAAGACTTGGTTGTTGGAACCCTGGTTCGGTTTAAGCAGCTTAAGAAGTGGAACCTTGTTGGTGAG ATTCTTGAATGGCTTCGGACTCAACATTGGTGGGATTTTAAAGAGATGGACTTCTTGATGCTCATAACTGCCTATGGAAAGCAAGGAGATTTTAACAAAGCTGAGAGGGTTCTAAGCTACATGAACCAAAAAGGTTATGCGcctcatgtcatatcatatacCGCTCTTATGGAGGCATATGGAAATGGAGGTCAATATAATAAAGCAGAAGCTATATTTCGAAGGATGCAATCTTCAGGCCCTGAACCCTCTGCAGTGACATATCAAATTATTCTTAACACATTTGTTAAG GGTGACAAGTTTAGAGAAGCTGAGGAAATCTTTGAGACCCTCCTAGATAAAGAAACTTCACCTTTAAAACCAGACCAGAAAATGTTCCACATGATGATTTACATGTACAAAAAGGCTGGAAGTTATGACAAAGCTCGTCAACTATTTGCATTGATGCCTGAGAGAGGAGTTCAGCAAACCACGGTTACACACAATAGCCTGATGTCATTTGAAACTAACTACAAGCAGGTCGCAAATATGTTTGACCGG ATGCAAAGAGCTGGTAATCAACCTGATGTTGTGAGCTATGCACTGCTCATTAATGCCTATGGAAAAGCCAGGAGAGAAGAAGAGGCATTGGCTGTATTTGAGGAGATGCTTGATGCTGGCCTTAG GCCGACACAGAAAGCATACAACATCTTGCTTGATGCTTTTGCAATCTCAGGAATGGTGGAGCAGGCACGAATTGTATTCAAGAGCATGCGGAGAGACAG ATGTACACCAGATCTTTGTTCCTATACAACTATGCTCTCAGCCTATGTTAATGCATCTGATATGGAAGGTGCCGAGAAGTTTTTCCGAAGGATTAAACAAGATGGATTGGAACCAAATGTTGTCACTCACGGGACTCTGATAAAAGGTTACGCTAAAGTAATTAATCTTGAAAAGATGATGGAGAAATATGGTGAAATGCGTGCCCTTGGGATCAATGCTAATCCAACCATTTTCACCACGATCATGGATGCTTATGGCAGAAACAAGGATTTTGGTGGTGCAGTGGTTTGGTACAATGAAATGCTATCAAGTGGCACCCCTCCTGATCAGAAAGCGAAGAATGTTCTCTTATCTTTGGCGAAAACAGCAGAAGAACAAACGGAAGCTAATCAACTAGTAGAAGGTCGAACATTTGAAGGGCGTCTAAAAGATGTCAGTAGTGATGAAGTGGATAATGTGAATGATGACAGTGAAGTTGAAGATGAAGAAAAAAGATTTATAtttgaagatgaagatgaagatgaagatgatgatgatgatgatgatttgaCAAGCATGTAG